The Mycobacterium riyadhense sequence GGAGACGGCCACCGACTGGTCCAACATTCCGACGCTGAAAGCCGCTGTGACCGAAGCACTTACCAGCTCGCTGGCCGAATCGGGCACACCGGCGCTGGTGATGTGTCACGTCTCCCATGTGTATCCCAGCGGCGCGTCGTTGTACTTCACCGTCGTCGCCGGGCAGCGCGGCAATCCGATCGAACAGTGGTTTGCCGCTAAGAAAGCCGCCTCAGACGCGATCATGGCCACCGGCGGCACCATTACCCACCACCACGCGGTCGGCGCCGACCACCGTCCGTGGATGCGCGACGAGGTGGGCGATCTTGGCGTGCAGCTGTTACGTGCCGTCAAGGCGAACTTGGATCCGGCCGGAATTCTCAATCCCGGCAAGCTGATTCCGTGACCGCGGAAAGCACCATCACCGGGCAACTGCGCCAGCGCGAGATCGCCAAGGTAACCGCGCTGACCAATCCCCTCTCGGGACATGGCGCCGCGGTAGGCGCGGCACGGCACGCGATCGCTCGGTTGAAGCATCGCGGTGTGGAGGTCGTCGAAATCGTCGGCGAGGACGCGGAAGATGCGCGCTATCTCGTCGCCGCGGCGCTTGAAAAGGGCACTGACGCGGTCGTTGTCACCGGCGGCGACGGCGTGATTTCCAATGCCCTGCAGGTATTGGCGGGCACCGACGTCCCGCTGGGAATCATCCCCGCGGGCACCGGCAACGATCACGCCCGTGAATTCGGAATTCCTACAAAGGATCCCGAGGCCGCCGCGGACATCGTCATCAACGGCTGGACGGAAACCATTGACCTGGGCCGAATTAGCGACGGCAAAGGCGTTGACAAATGGTTCGGCACCGTGGCGGCAACCGGATTCGATTCCCTAGTGACCGATCGCGCCAACCGGATGCGTTGGCCACATGGGCGGCTGCGCTACTACATCGCGATGCTCGCCGAGCTGTCGCAGCTGCGA is a genomic window containing:
- a CDS encoding diacylglycerol kinase, whose translation is MTGQLRQREIAKVTALTNPLSGHGAAVGAARHAIARLKHRGVEVVEIVGEDAEDARYLVAAALEKGTDAVVVTGGDGVISNALQVLAGTDVPLGIIPAGTGNDHAREFGIPTKDPEAAADIVINGWTETIDLGRISDGKGVDKWFGTVAATGFDSLVTDRANRMRWPHGRLRYYIAMLAELSQLRLLPFRMVLDGTTEIDSDLTLVALGNTRSYGGGLLICPNANHSDGLLDITMAQSDSRTKLIRLFPTALKGTHIGLDEVSTARAKTIHVECPGINVYADGDFARPLPAEICAVPAALQILRPNH